From Nocardioides faecalis:
GGCGCGCGCAGTCATCACCGCGGACGACCGCGAGGTGACCTACGGCGAGCTGTTCGCCGAGGTCAACCGCATCTCGCACGGCCTGCGCGCGCACGGCGTGGCCGAGGGCGACACGGTCGCGTGCGTGATGACCAACAGCGTCGGCATGGTCGCGCTCTACCTCGCCGCGATGCAGTCCGGGATCTACCTGGTCACGGTCAACTACCACCTCACCGCGCCCGAGATCGCCTACATCCTCGGTGACAGCGCGGCCCGCGTCGTGGTGTGCACCGACCGGGTGCAGGACACCGTCGCCGCCGCGGCCGCCGAGCACGGCGTCCCCGTCTTCGTGGACGGCGAGGCGAGGGCCGGGCGGCCGCTCGCCGAGCTGACGGACCAGATGCCCGCGACCAGCCCGGAGACGACCCCGGCCGGCTCGCTGATGATGTACACCTCCGGCACCACCGGCCGGCCCAAGGGCGTCAAGCGCCCGCTCAGCGGCGTCGACGCCGACACCGGCGCGCAGACCTACGTGTGGCTGTTCAAGGAGTTCGGCATGGAGCGCGAGGCGTTCGGCGCCTGGCTGGTCTCCGCGCCGATGTACCACTCCGCCAACATCACTCCCGCCATGGGCGCGCTGCACGCGGGTGGGACGCTGGTGCTCATGGACGGCTGGACCCCCGAGGGCTTCCTGGCCCGGGTCGCCCAGCACGGGGTCACCGGCTCCAGCATGGTGCCCACCCACTTCTTCCGCCTCCTGCAGCTGGCCGACGACGTGCGCACGTCGTACGACGTCTCCTCGCTGCGCTACGTGCTGCACGGCGCCGCACCCTGCCCGATCGAGGTCAAGCGGCGGATCATGGACTGGTTCGGCCCGGTCGTCTACGAGTACTACGGCTCCACCGAGGTCGGCACCACCATCGCCCGCCCGCATGAGTGGCTGGCCCACCCCGGCACCGTCGGCCGGCCGGCGTCGATCTCCACGCTGAAGATCCTCGACGCCGCGGGCGAGGAGGTGCCGACGGG
This genomic window contains:
- a CDS encoding AMP-binding protein, which encodes MDQGQVGFRRWAVAQPQARAVITADDREVTYGELFAEVNRISHGLRAHGVAEGDTVACVMTNSVGMVALYLAAMQSGIYLVTVNYHLTAPEIAYILGDSAARVVVCTDRVQDTVAAAAAEHGVPVFVDGEARAGRPLAELTDQMPATSPETTPAGSLMMYTSGTTGRPKGVKRPLSGVDADTGAQTYVWLFKEFGMEREAFGAWLVSAPMYHSANITPAMGALHAGGTLVLMDGWTPEGFLARVAQHGVTGSSMVPTHFFRLLQLADDVRTSYDVSSLRYVLHGAAPCPIEVKRRIMDWFGPVVYEYYGSTEVGTTIARPHEWLAHPGTVGRPASISTLKILDAAGEEVPTGETGIVYMRQGEDRMEYHNDPDKTDGSRRGNLLTVWDVGHVDADGFLYITGRAAELILVGGVNVYPAEIEAALIEHPWVADVGVVGRPDDEYGEVPVAHVATTAQAPDADAVTAALREHVAARLAGPKHPREYVVHRALPRDPNGKLYKARLADATPA